Proteins co-encoded in one Nonlabens agnitus genomic window:
- a CDS encoding SIMPL domain-containing protein encodes MKNALSAIIFGVAIVLSAIFLGNAFMNRNQKQGTIEVTGLGSQDFVSDLIVWEGRFTASSPVLSDAYEQIASNKQTIETYLKGKGIDPSIMVFSSVNTSKNTTPIYGANGNYQGETFNGYELSQTIEVQSNEVEKIEKISREVTELLNQGVQFYSQSPRYYYTKLSDLKIEMISKATEDARIRAEQIAANSGGGLGDLISADMGVFQITGQNSAEDYSWGGTYNTSSKEKTASITMKLVYEAE; translated from the coding sequence ATGAAAAACGCTTTAAGTGCCATCATCTTTGGAGTCGCCATTGTCCTATCTGCCATCTTTTTAGGCAATGCCTTTATGAATCGCAATCAAAAACAGGGAACCATCGAGGTTACCGGACTAGGCAGTCAGGATTTTGTATCTGATTTGATTGTTTGGGAAGGAAGGTTCACGGCGAGCAGTCCAGTTTTGAGCGATGCCTATGAGCAAATTGCCAGCAATAAACAAACGATTGAGACCTACCTCAAAGGGAAAGGTATCGATCCATCCATAATGGTGTTTAGCTCTGTAAATACTTCTAAAAATACCACGCCTATTTATGGAGCCAATGGTAACTATCAAGGTGAAACCTTCAATGGATATGAACTATCCCAAACCATAGAAGTGCAATCCAATGAAGTAGAAAAAATTGAGAAAATATCTCGCGAGGTTACGGAATTGCTCAATCAAGGAGTGCAGTTTTACTCACAGTCGCCTAGATATTACTACACCAAATTATCTGATCTCAAAATCGAGATGATCTCTAAAGCAACTGAAGACGCTAGAATACGTGCCGAGCAGATTGCTGCCAATTCAGGTGGCGGTTTGGGCGATTTGATATCTGCAGATATGGGCGTATTTCAAATTACCGGTCAAAACAGCGCCGAGGATTATTCTTGGGGTGGCACCTATAACACCAGCAGCAAAGAAAAAACTGCATCAATTACCATGAAGCTGGTCTATGAGGCAGAATAA
- a CDS encoding M23 family metallopeptidase, which yields MRFLLVLFILSFFPVHAQNLDVTSGAVAIDDGYTYLVTNKEPFPVTVKLDLKPNNLKVNTSKRVFVVPANTENFEILQMHMIKRDTYGYKASASYLIGNQTQEPLDFLYHLPYARTASYRVSQGNNSSSTHRGKYAIDFSMPTGTPVHAARGGLVIAVREDQSLGCTKPKCLEYANYIKILHKDGTIAEYTHLMVNGSLVRKGDKVNKDQHIGYSGNTGWSTGPHLHFTVYRPEFSRHNRTIPVRFWLGNSVAVNELQENRHYRKP from the coding sequence ATGCGTTTTCTTTTAGTGCTTTTCATTTTATCTTTCTTTCCGGTTCACGCTCAGAATTTGGATGTTACGAGTGGCGCGGTTGCTATTGATGATGGCTATACCTATCTAGTCACCAATAAGGAACCTTTTCCCGTTACGGTCAAGCTAGACCTCAAACCCAATAATCTTAAAGTCAATACTTCCAAGCGTGTATTTGTCGTACCAGCAAATACCGAAAACTTTGAGATTCTCCAGATGCACATGATCAAGCGAGATACTTATGGCTATAAAGCGAGCGCTTCATATCTCATAGGTAATCAAACCCAGGAACCACTGGATTTCTTGTACCACTTGCCGTACGCTAGAACCGCTTCCTATCGGGTTTCCCAAGGCAACAACAGCAGCAGTACACATCGTGGTAAATATGCAATCGACTTTAGCATGCCTACGGGTACGCCGGTGCACGCCGCTCGTGGTGGCCTTGTCATCGCCGTTAGGGAAGATCAGTCCTTAGGCTGCACAAAACCGAAGTGTCTAGAGTATGCCAACTACATCAAAATCCTTCATAAAGACGGCACCATTGCAGAATATACGCACCTCATGGTCAATGGCTCACTGGTACGCAAAGGCGATAAGGTCAATAAGGACCAGCATATAGGCTATAGTGGCAATACCGGCTGGTCTACAGGTCCGCATTTGCACTTTACGGTGTATCGACCAGAATTTTCTAGACACAACCGCACGATTCCCGTACGTTTCTGGTTGGGAAATTCCGTGGCGGTTAACGAGCTTCAGGAGAATCGGCATTATCGCAAACCTTGA
- a CDS encoding acyl-CoA carboxylase subunit beta, producing the protein MDLDFNKNEDHNKLLLSQLRQKLAKVSLGGGEKRIEKHHSKGKMTARERIDYLLDDAEKAVEIAAFAGDGMYAEHGGCPSGGVVVKIGHVAGRQVIVVANDATVKAGAWFPITGKKNLRAQEIAMENRLPIIYLVDSAGVYLPMQDEIFPDKEHFGRIFRNNAVMSSMGITQIAAVMGSCVAGGAYLPIMSDEALIVDKTGSIFLAGSYLVKAAIGESIDNETLGGATTHCEISGVTDYKAKDDKDALDKIKRIMDKIGDYDKAGFNKVKAVKPAKDPSELYGVLPRERSAQYDMMEIIERVIDADTFDEYKAGYGQTIITGYARINGWAVGIVANQRKIVKTKKGEMQFGGVIYSDSADKATRFIANCNQKKIPLVFLQDVTGFMVGSKSEHGGIIKDGAKMVSAVSNSVVPKFTIVIGNSYGAGNYAMCGKAYDPRLIVAWPSAELAVMSGNSAAKVLMQIEKASLEKSGKKLTEDEEKELFAKTKDRYDDQVSPYYAAARIWTDAIIDPIDTRKWISMGIEAANHAPIEKDFNLGVIQT; encoded by the coding sequence ATGGATTTAGACTTCAACAAAAACGAAGACCACAATAAGTTACTATTATCTCAATTGCGTCAAAAACTGGCTAAAGTCAGTCTAGGTGGCGGCGAGAAGCGCATTGAAAAGCATCATTCCAAAGGAAAGATGACCGCTCGTGAGCGTATTGACTACTTGCTGGACGATGCAGAAAAAGCAGTGGAAATAGCTGCGTTTGCTGGTGATGGCATGTATGCAGAGCACGGCGGCTGTCCCAGTGGTGGCGTTGTTGTAAAAATAGGTCACGTTGCAGGTCGTCAAGTGATTGTCGTGGCAAATGATGCTACTGTAAAAGCTGGTGCCTGGTTCCCTATTACGGGTAAGAAAAACCTACGTGCGCAGGAAATTGCGATGGAGAACCGTTTGCCTATCATTTACCTGGTAGATAGTGCTGGTGTGTATTTGCCTATGCAGGATGAGATTTTCCCTGATAAAGAACATTTTGGACGCATATTTAGAAACAACGCCGTGATGAGCAGCATGGGAATCACCCAGATTGCAGCCGTTATGGGTAGTTGTGTTGCCGGTGGTGCTTATCTGCCTATCATGAGTGATGAGGCATTGATCGTTGATAAAACGGGCAGCATCTTTTTGGCAGGTAGTTACTTGGTAAAGGCAGCCATAGGCGAGAGCATTGATAACGAGACGCTAGGTGGCGCGACAACGCACTGCGAGATAAGCGGTGTTACTGATTATAAAGCCAAAGACGACAAGGATGCACTGGACAAGATCAAGCGCATCATGGACAAAATAGGCGATTATGACAAAGCTGGTTTCAACAAGGTCAAAGCGGTCAAACCTGCTAAGGATCCATCAGAACTTTATGGTGTTTTGCCACGAGAGCGCAGCGCACAATATGATATGATGGAAATTATCGAGCGCGTTATTGATGCAGATACTTTTGACGAATATAAAGCTGGCTATGGTCAAACCATTATCACGGGTTATGCTCGTATCAATGGTTGGGCGGTTGGAATCGTAGCTAATCAACGTAAAATTGTGAAGACCAAGAAAGGTGAGATGCAATTTGGCGGCGTGATCTACAGCGATAGTGCCGATAAAGCCACAAGATTTATAGCTAACTGTAACCAGAAGAAAATCCCGTTAGTGTTCTTGCAGGATGTTACTGGCTTTATGGTCGGTTCCAAAAGCGAACATGGTGGTATCATAAAAGATGGTGCTAAAATGGTGAGTGCCGTTTCCAACAGCGTGGTTCCTAAATTTACGATCGTGATAGGGAACAGCTATGGCGCTGGAAACTATGCCATGTGTGGTAAGGCATACGATCCACGATTGATCGTGGCATGGCCTAGTGCAGAACTTGCCGTGATGTCAGGAAATAGTGCTGCTAAAGTGCTGATGCAAATTGAAAAAGCTTCGCTAGAAAAATCGGGTAAGAAATTGACCGAAGATGAAGAGAAAGAGCTTTTTGCCAAAACTAAAGACCGTTACGACGATCAGGTTTCACCGTACTATGCTGCTGCTAGAATCTGGACTGATGCGATTATTGATCCTATCGATACTAGAAAATGGATCTCCATGGGAATAGAAGCTGCCAATCATGCGCCTATTGAAAAGGACTTTAACCTTGGGGTGATACAGACGTAG
- a CDS encoding DUF3352 domain-containing protein → MKKKIIWIAILGIIGFLVYQAIHFFLVKQDSVNSIYLIPSDAVFFFEMDEPISNLKTLSNSEIWDHFQSNEQIHAMSAKLNAIDSMFQSDTDLFETIGDRDLIVSAHMVKRDDYAFLYIVDLGKLSRLNLIKENINQFVSDGFKVKKRNFEDIELTEITDLETFETLTIGFIENQMIASYHAKLVEDSIKEFQNPVIGRDLQFLEVQQEVRQNGLLRLYLNHKKLKEYYRVFSIQPSETVDLLTDDFAYTGWNIDEENDRLLTATGFTTGNAATTSLMRALEESGTAARDIPEVLPQETAFFMSFGFDEFTQLHNNFYELLSTSDPESLATYTSGRQRVEQFLDISLEQDFYNWVDNEIAFATCLPAGRKQFLNRDEEQEGLAVVFKSKDVDVSNASLAKIQKQIRKKTPVKFKAVTYRDYQINYLEIKGFFKLILGNLFERIEKPYYTTIDDYVVFSNSPKTLKLFIDAYEEDNTLEKDDYFTDFEDEFSSRSNVFVYVNTNLSMKAAQAYLTGESKELLQKEELFFSQLTQLGMELTAQNDQFVSKLALHYDKEYDLDALRLEEKYKNYPTDFVSVDNEIDIKTVFRIELFPSDFTASRYETKHANGKLKMRVGLKDGQPHGVYKEYYPNGDLKISGRYKNGEQTSTWKVYGRDGKLFYKRRF, encoded by the coding sequence ATGAAAAAGAAAATCATCTGGATAGCGATTTTAGGAATCATAGGATTTCTTGTTTATCAAGCTATTCATTTCTTTTTAGTTAAACAGGACAGCGTGAATTCCATCTATCTTATTCCGTCAGATGCCGTGTTCTTCTTTGAGATGGACGAGCCTATTTCAAATCTCAAAACACTTTCTAATAGCGAGATATGGGATCATTTCCAGTCTAATGAGCAGATCCATGCCATGAGTGCCAAGCTCAATGCTATCGACTCCATGTTTCAGTCAGATACAGATCTGTTTGAGACCATAGGTGATAGGGATCTGATCGTGAGTGCCCACATGGTCAAGCGTGACGATTATGCCTTTTTATATATCGTGGATCTGGGCAAACTTTCCAGACTTAACCTGATCAAAGAGAATATCAATCAGTTTGTGAGCGACGGTTTTAAGGTAAAGAAACGCAATTTTGAAGACATCGAGCTCACTGAGATTACAGATCTAGAAACCTTTGAAACGCTGACGATAGGTTTTATAGAAAACCAGATGATTGCATCGTACCATGCAAAATTGGTGGAAGACAGCATAAAAGAATTCCAGAATCCAGTCATAGGTCGTGATCTCCAGTTTCTCGAGGTGCAACAAGAAGTCAGGCAAAATGGCTTGCTGCGGCTTTACCTTAACCACAAAAAACTGAAAGAATACTATCGGGTGTTCTCGATACAACCCAGCGAGACGGTGGACCTGCTTACCGATGATTTTGCCTACACCGGCTGGAATATCGATGAGGAAAACGACAGGCTACTCACCGCCACCGGATTTACAACCGGCAATGCAGCGACCACCAGCCTGATGCGCGCCCTAGAAGAAAGTGGCACGGCAGCCCGCGATATTCCTGAGGTCCTACCACAGGAAACCGCATTTTTCATGAGTTTTGGCTTTGATGAGTTCACGCAGCTGCACAACAATTTTTATGAACTGCTTTCCACCTCAGATCCTGAATCCCTAGCGACCTATACCAGCGGTAGGCAACGTGTGGAGCAGTTTCTCGACATTTCCCTAGAGCAGGATTTTTACAATTGGGTGGATAATGAGATCGCTTTCGCGACCTGCCTGCCGGCAGGCAGGAAGCAATTCTTAAATAGAGATGAAGAACAAGAAGGACTGGCTGTAGTCTTTAAATCTAAAGATGTGGACGTGAGCAATGCAAGTCTAGCGAAAATCCAGAAACAGATCAGAAAAAAGACGCCTGTCAAATTTAAGGCAGTGACCTACAGGGATTATCAAATCAATTACCTGGAAATCAAAGGGTTTTTCAAGTTGATTCTGGGCAATCTTTTTGAGCGTATCGAGAAACCGTATTACACGACCATTGATGATTATGTGGTTTTTAGCAATTCACCCAAAACCCTAAAATTGTTCATCGATGCCTATGAAGAGGACAACACGTTGGAAAAGGACGATTACTTCACCGATTTTGAGGACGAATTCAGTTCGAGAAGCAACGTGTTTGTCTATGTAAATACCAATCTTTCCATGAAGGCTGCGCAAGCTTATCTGACCGGAGAATCCAAGGAATTGCTCCAGAAGGAAGAGCTGTTTTTTTCGCAACTCACTCAGCTAGGCATGGAGTTGACCGCTCAAAACGATCAGTTTGTTTCTAAACTGGCTTTGCATTATGATAAGGAGTATGACCTTGACGCTTTGAGATTAGAAGAAAAATACAAGAACTACCCAACTGACTTTGTAAGCGTCGATAACGAGATCGATATCAAAACTGTTTTTAGGATCGAGCTATTTCCCAGCGATTTTACCGCCAGCCGTTATGAAACAAAACATGCCAACGGCAAATTAAAAATGCGCGTCGGTTTAAAAGACGGCCAGCCGCATGGTGTGTACAAAGAATATTATCCAAATGGTGACCTCAAAATCTCAGGTCGCTACAAAAATGGCGAGCAAACCAGCACCTGGAAGGTTTACGGCCGTGATGGGAAGCTGTTTTATAAAAGGCGGTTTTGA
- the pyrF gene encoding orotidine-5'-phosphate decarboxylase: MTTTQLSEQIRLKKSFLCVGLDVDLEKIPSHLMQEEDALFAFAKAIIDATHDLCVAYKPNTAFFEAYGVKGWKSLEKTINYLNENYPNHFTIADAKRGDIGNTSSRYAKAFFEDLNFNSVTIAPYMGKDSVEPFLEFEGKFAILLALTSNAGAFDFQTLTTDGQPLYQQVLKTASQYKNANRLMYVVGATKAEYLTEIRQIVPDSFLLVPGVGAQGGNLKEVLEHGANDQVGLLVNSSRGIIYASNGKDFASAARAKAMEMQQQMNHLLNLIF; encoded by the coding sequence ATGACTACAACTCAACTCTCAGAGCAAATCAGATTAAAAAAATCGTTCCTATGCGTAGGTCTTGATGTGGATTTGGAGAAGATTCCGTCGCACTTGATGCAGGAAGAAGATGCTTTGTTCGCTTTCGCGAAAGCGATTATCGACGCCACTCATGACCTGTGCGTGGCCTACAAGCCCAACACGGCCTTTTTTGAGGCCTACGGAGTCAAAGGCTGGAAATCATTGGAAAAAACGATCAATTATCTGAACGAGAATTATCCCAATCATTTCACCATTGCAGATGCCAAGCGCGGTGATATAGGCAATACCAGCTCGCGATATGCCAAGGCTTTTTTTGAAGACCTCAACTTTAACAGCGTGACAATCGCACCTTATATGGGCAAGGACAGTGTGGAGCCGTTTCTTGAGTTTGAGGGCAAGTTTGCGATACTATTGGCATTGACATCCAACGCTGGTGCGTTTGATTTTCAAACCTTAACCACAGATGGCCAACCGCTCTATCAACAGGTTTTAAAAACCGCGTCACAATACAAAAACGCTAACCGACTCATGTACGTGGTAGGTGCAACCAAAGCGGAATACCTTACAGAAATAAGACAAATCGTTCCAGATTCATTTTTACTCGTTCCTGGTGTAGGTGCGCAAGGTGGCAACTTAAAAGAAGTTTTGGAGCATGGTGCAAACGACCAAGTAGGATTGCTGGTCAATTCTTCTCGTGGGATTATTTATGCTTCAAACGGCAAAGACTTTGCTAGTGCGGCGAGAGCTAAGGCAATGGAAATGCAGCAGCAAATGAATCATTTGTTAAATCTTATTTTTTAA
- the prfA gene encoding peptide chain release factor 1: MLDKLNIVKNRFDEVNDLIIQPDIISDQKRYVSLTKEYKDLKDLMDKREEYITLTSNLEEAQEILADGSDPDMVEMAQMQLDEAKEAIPKLEEEIRMMMIPKDPEDVKNAVMEIRAGTGGDEASIFAGDLFRMYEKYCSSKGWSTNVVDTSYGTSGGYKEIIFEVNGDDVYGTLKFEAGVHRVQRVPQTETQGRVHTSAATVMVLPEAEEFDVQLDMSEVRIERTTSTGPGGQSVNTTYSAIKLHHEPTGMIVSCQDEKSSHKNLEKALKVLRSRLYEIELAKKMEADSAKRKSMVSSGDRSAKIRTYNYPQGRVTDHRINLTLYDLDNIINGDVQKIIDELQLVDNTEKMQMNEDGI; encoded by the coding sequence ATGCTAGATAAATTAAACATAGTAAAAAATAGATTTGACGAGGTGAATGACCTGATCATTCAGCCAGATATTATTTCTGACCAGAAACGATACGTCTCGTTAACTAAGGAATATAAAGACCTTAAGGACTTGATGGATAAGCGTGAAGAATACATCACACTTACCTCAAACCTTGAAGAAGCACAAGAGATCCTGGCAGACGGCAGCGATCCCGATATGGTAGAAATGGCACAGATGCAGCTGGATGAAGCCAAAGAAGCCATTCCAAAACTGGAAGAAGAGATACGCATGATGATGATCCCCAAGGATCCTGAAGATGTTAAAAATGCCGTAATGGAAATACGTGCGGGAACTGGTGGCGATGAAGCCAGTATTTTTGCAGGTGACCTCTTCAGAATGTATGAAAAATACTGTTCCAGCAAAGGTTGGAGCACCAACGTAGTCGATACCAGTTATGGAACCAGTGGCGGCTACAAAGAAATTATTTTTGAGGTGAATGGTGATGATGTATACGGCACTCTCAAGTTTGAGGCTGGCGTACACCGCGTACAACGTGTCCCACAAACTGAAACACAAGGTCGTGTGCATACCAGTGCCGCCACGGTGATGGTACTACCAGAAGCAGAGGAGTTTGATGTACAGTTGGACATGAGTGAGGTGCGTATCGAGCGCACTACCTCAACAGGTCCTGGTGGACAATCGGTAAATACGACCTATTCTGCCATCAAGCTGCACCACGAACCTACCGGTATGATCGTGAGTTGCCAGGATGAGAAGTCCTCACACAAAAACCTTGAAAAAGCATTGAAAGTACTACGCTCTCGATTGTATGAGATCGAGCTGGCCAAAAAAATGGAAGCCGACAGTGCCAAGCGTAAAAGCATGGTAAGCTCTGGTGACCGTAGTGCCAAAATCAGAACCTACAACTATCCGCAAGGTCGTGTGACAGATCATAGGATCAACCTGACTTTGTATGATCTGGATAACATCATCAATGGTGATGTTCAAAAGATTATTGATGAGCTACAATTGGTCGACAATACCGAAAAGATGCAAATGAATGAGGATGGTATCTAG
- a CDS encoding peptide-methionine (S)-S-oxide reductase, which produces MKTTQTLGLGGGCHWCTEAVFQQLNGVSNVRQGYIKSESPIDSWSEAILLDIDPAMITLEKILDVHLATHASTVAHQRRSEYRSAVYVMNDAQMEQVKMVMSSLSRKRNKNYITQILPFADFKASRESIQDYYRTRPDAPFCVKYIEPKLEIVRNFEQHNYPK; this is translated from the coding sequence ATGAAAACCACACAAACCCTAGGTCTAGGCGGCGGCTGCCACTGGTGTACAGAGGCTGTTTTCCAGCAATTGAATGGAGTTTCCAATGTGAGACAAGGCTACATTAAAAGCGAGTCACCCATCGATAGCTGGAGTGAGGCGATCCTGCTGGATATTGACCCAGCCATGATAACTCTTGAAAAAATCCTTGATGTGCATCTGGCCACGCATGCCTCGACAGTAGCACACCAGCGACGATCAGAATATCGCAGTGCGGTTTATGTGATGAATGACGCTCAAATGGAACAGGTGAAGATGGTAATGAGTTCGCTTTCGCGAAAGCGAAATAAAAATTACATCACGCAAATCCTACCATTTGCAGACTTTAAGGCATCGAGGGAATCTATACAGGACTATTACCGTACACGACCCGATGCACCGTTTTGTGTGAAATACATTGAACCAAAGTTGGAAATTGTAAGGAATTTTGAACAACACAATTATCCAAAGTAA
- a CDS encoding AIR synthase related protein: MSNEISKRYAQRGVSAGKEDVHNAIKNVDKGLFPQAFCKIVPDYLTGSNDHCLIMHADGAGTKSSLAYTYWKETGDISVWKGIAQDALIMNIDDLLCVGATDNILLSSTIGRNKNLIPGEVISAIINGTEELIADLKKHGVEIISTGGETADVGDLVRTIIVDSTVTARMKRSDVVDNANIQAGDVIVGLASYGQAIYESSYNGGMGSNGLTSARHDVFDKSMASKYPESFDAAVPDDLVYSGSKHLTDSIENSPIDAGKLVLSPTRTYAPIIKKILSSVSREHLHGMVHCSGGAQTKILHFIKDLHIIKDQLFDLPPLFKMIQEESGTDWKEMYQVFNMGHRMELYVNESIAQDIISISESFNVPAQIIGRVEAADSKKLTIKSEFGTFEYD; encoded by the coding sequence ATGAGCAATGAGATTTCCAAAAGATACGCGCAGCGCGGCGTTAGTGCAGGTAAAGAAGATGTACATAATGCGATTAAAAATGTAGATAAAGGCTTGTTCCCACAAGCTTTTTGCAAGATTGTTCCAGATTATTTGACCGGCTCAAACGACCACTGTCTGATCATGCATGCAGATGGCGCAGGTACCAAGTCTAGCCTTGCTTACACTTATTGGAAAGAAACAGGCGACATCTCTGTATGGAAAGGAATTGCACAAGATGCACTCATTATGAATATTGATGACCTGCTTTGTGTAGGTGCCACAGACAATATCTTATTGTCCAGCACCATAGGACGTAATAAAAACCTCATTCCTGGCGAGGTCATCAGCGCCATTATCAATGGTACGGAAGAACTTATTGCAGACCTAAAAAAACATGGCGTAGAAATCATCTCTACCGGTGGTGAAACAGCAGATGTAGGCGATTTGGTTCGTACAATCATTGTAGATTCCACGGTTACTGCTCGAATGAAGCGCAGCGATGTCGTGGACAATGCAAACATTCAGGCTGGAGATGTTATCGTTGGTTTGGCTAGCTATGGACAAGCCATCTACGAATCCTCCTATAATGGCGGTATGGGAAGTAATGGACTTACCAGTGCAAGACACGATGTATTCGATAAGTCCATGGCCTCTAAATATCCTGAAAGTTTTGACGCAGCCGTTCCAGACGATTTGGTTTATTCTGGATCAAAACATCTAACCGATTCCATTGAGAACAGTCCTATTGATGCAGGTAAATTAGTGCTCTCTCCTACTCGCACCTATGCGCCTATCATCAAGAAAATATTGAGCAGTGTTTCAAGAGAGCATCTACATGGTATGGTACATTGTAGTGGTGGCGCTCAGACTAAAATTCTACATTTCATAAAGGACTTACACATTATCAAGGATCAGCTTTTTGATTTACCACCTTTGTTTAAGATGATTCAGGAAGAGTCTGGAACTGACTGGAAGGAAATGTATCAGGTATTCAACATGGGACATCGTATGGAGCTTTACGTGAATGAGTCGATCGCACAAGACATCATATCCATCTCAGAGTCCTTTAATGTACCAGCTCAAATCATTGGACGTGTAGAAGCTGCCGATTCTAAGAAATTGACGATTAAAAGTGAGTTTGGAACGTTTGAATATGATTAA